AGAAATGAATACTTATTTTGCAAGGAAgctttaaactgatcaaaagtgaagatgaatgcatttacaaatgttacgaaagatttctatttcagataaacttTCTGTTCTTCAAACAAACCAGAAAAAttatactcagctgttttcaacataataataacaaatgtttcttgagcagcaaattataGGAATGAAAATTCAcagaagtacattttaaaatatattctaatagaattctacttattttaaatagaaaaaaaatatttcacaatattactgattttgctgtatttttgatcagataaactCAGGTCTGATGAGCAGAAGACAcctctttaaaaaacataaaaaatcttactctTCACTATCACTGAGTGTAAGTGTATTTCCTGCTGAAACTCATTTCTAGAAGCAGTTTATTGGTCAAATATCTACACATGTAATCAATATTTTGGTTTGGAAGAGAAAACTGTATATTTAACCTGAGTATATATGAGTCTGGGTTATTATAGTTCACTAAAACTATTCTATAATGATAActgagcttttattttatttcagctagttgccaaagcaacatttctctaACACTGATCTGAGCAGAAACACTCATCGGGTCAAGATTGGGCTTCAAATGAACAGATATGGACTAAAAGCCTCAAAACTCTGATGTTCTACTCATCTGTTTCTCACCAGATCTCCATTTGAGAGGTTTGTGGAAGATGATGCTAAAGCTGGCGTCTCCTGAAGGACTCTGTCTGTCGAAACATCATGAGCCTCATCCTGACGGGACAACAGCAGATCCTCCTCGCTCTTCTGAGAGGAACGGACTTCAGTCTGAGGGGCAAACAGAGGATCCAACGCCTGGATGTCAGAGACTTCAGATCTCTTGAAGATATCGTTGGTGTCAGAAACGAACGGCGAGGAGGACGCTGAAGGAGCCTTGAGGAACCCGTCCGCTTTAGAGGAGGCTTCTTGATTAACACTGGGGGGTTCAGACGCTGGAGCCGGGAAGGTCTTCCCTCTGGAGAGGATGTATTCCAGGAGAGGATCCTTCTGATGGGACGAGGGCCATGATTCTGCGTTCTGATTGGACGAGGGCCATGATTCTGCGTTCTGATTGGACGAGGGCCATGATTCTGCGTTCTGATTGGACGAAGGCCAGCATTCTGTGTTCTGATTGGACGAAGGCCAGGATTCTGTGCTCTGATTGGATGAGGGCCATGATTCTGCGTTCTGATTGGACGAAGGCCAGGattctgcattctgattggacGAGGGCCATGATTCTGCGTTCTGATTGAAATCGGTGTCTGCCTTCTCTTTATAAGGCTGGAAAATGTCTATTTCTTCACTCCGTGTGTCTGACGTGCTTCGGAAGCCATTTGCTGTGTGGTCTTTAAAAGATTCAGGCGGAGGAAACGAAACCCAGTCTGGAGCTGGAAAAGGATCATCTGAAAACTGTGCCGTCTGATGAACGCTGTCACTTTTGGTTAAACTCGTCGTGTTTGGTAACACACTGCTCTCCGTTTTCACatcacagtcctgcaaacacaAGCAGATTCACCAGAGCGGGTAAGATCTCAGCGCTGGCTGAGCTTCCAGTGAAATAAATCTGAACTGTTAGATGCTATGTAAAGCTTCATCCGGTTTTATTCCAGCTCACCTGATCAGAATGATTTTCTCTGACTGTTTCGACAGCACCTCGATCTCCATTCGCTGGACTCTGAGAATCAAAGTATTTGATTAAATGCACAGAAGCAAGAGCATCTAAAATATCAGTAATCACTTAAAACATCTGTTAAACTGTCATTCATTTCTGTGATCgactcttcagaaatcagaataatatgatgatcaagaaacatttctgactgttATCAAACACGTTTCTGTGCAAACCATGATTCATTTGGTTttccaggattcacagatgaatcgtaagcatttatttgaaactgaaatcttctgtaacatcatAAACGTCTGTACGGTCACCTTTGACCATGTGAATGcatcttttattaataaaagtattcattagtTACTGACGGTCCAGTGTTTCTGGTCATCTGAAGAGAAAGGGTTCCAGGAGACGCTGCTGATGCCATTCTAGAGCAGAAGATCAAGATTAAAGAGTTTAGACTGGATCAAaagagcagaaacacacacacaggttcctCTTTCTACACGTTAGTGATTATTTCTATAATAAGTCTTTCTTTCTTGCATCTCCGTCCCTCCAGTGTTACGTTCTGTAATGATCCTCATCTAAAGAAGGGAAGCTGGACCGGCTGGACATGATATTCAGTTCAAGTGAAGTTACTTCTTATGAAATTAAGAAGAATGAATCACATAATCACCTCCATAATCAGAGCTGAGACACCAAACAGTGAATCTCCATCCTGTGAAAAACACATACGGTTCAGTAATGGCCAGAACATTACACAACAGATTTGATTGCGCTTTATCGATTCACATTTCAATTGCAATGCATCTAAGGCCGTTTCTTTCTCTGCTTGAGCAGCACTTACATAAACCAAACTTAAGTTTGAATTATTGTTATAgaaggtttgttcatatatcattcagtCTGATTAGAGATATAAAACATCTTCTTCCTAAGATCATGAAGACAGCTGGTGAGTGATATCTTGAGCTCAATCTGTGTCTCTATTCATGTGGGAGGATCAGGGTGGGTCTGGACTTGAAATGGTGCTAATCACTTGCTCGTCGAGAGTTGCAAAAGCAGTCGTCTTTCAGCAATGCGAGGATGACGATGCATTGAGAGTCAAAAGCGTGAAGTCACCGATGACATACACAAGCCCACACATCTGCACGAGTCTAAAGAATCATATTCACTCAGATGCACTGACTCGTACTGTATTGAAACTTAGTTTTCTGTGAAGATTCTTTGCAACGATTCGTGTATATTGAAAAGCCAGCTTGAAGTGAATCATGAGCAGCATCAGATCTTACAGTATATACAGTCTTCAGCATCTGCAGCAGAATCAGATGAAGATATGCTCTGTGTAAGATCAACATCCGCTGTTTGgtagaaatcatttaaatattttaattaaaaataaaaataaaaaacagcacaatTTCGGTGATGTTGTTGTTGGTAGGAATATAATTTCTGATTAGGCTAAAAGAAACGCGCGCGGTTGCTCTGTTCAGCAGTTTAACGCGTTATTGTGCAGCTCACTATTTAATTCATAATCGCCTGTtaatgtatattagtatattactatgtaaattatatatatatatatatatatatatatatatatatatatatatatatatatattaaatgaaccAAACTTACCATGTCGGCTGCGAGGCTCCCAGAGAGGCTTACTGGAAGCGTGTGGACGAAATAAAGCAGTCACCAAACTTGTTACTTCAAACCAATAGAGAGATGTAACGATCAACACTCAAGTCACTCGAGCGAAACTATGTGAACCTACCTGTCCTGTCGAGCTCAGGGTCACGTGTCACCCCGACACACTCAACTAAACCCGAACCAGACTCGATGAAGATATCAAACTAATGCAACAGAAGAGACCTAGGCTCGTTCTTCATTCCTCGCTAACTCATCTGAATTGATGTTTGATGATTTGGCTTGATCTTGGATCATGAGACAGATGAGTTGCTGTCATCGCAATAGGTCTGGAAGCTGAAACCTGCTCTGgaggtttatttatttcatgtaaacaggattagatcgcatCGCTTTAAACAGATTTGATATTTAAAATCTGTCCGATACCACCACTAAAATAGAGCATCCTACTGATCCAGGGACGGTCATTTAAAAGGATAatttaaagataatataataattttgtgcaGTCTTTCACACTGTAGACGCAGACAGTTTTACTCACTTAAAGatgtattcatcaaatatattttaattagtatgcaaaaaatattcaaaacttTGTACAAGCATATACAACTTGCAACaagtataaaaacaaataagGATTCATAATAATATGTAAAGTGAAACAATTGATGCCAGGGTCACAGATAATATAGTTATTGCAGAGTGTCTGGTGACGTCAGTAGtgggagtggcttgatggagcgcaggagatgatCTCTTGACCCTTAATACACTTTAATGCTTTGTCACGTAACTAATCTgttcaaatataatatttaatgtgaaatattaattgcTAATTACCACATTAAAAAACGCATATTTTATTGTTCTGTTATAAAATTGATGCAGTTATGTTCTCCTTGCTGTTTctttataaaagtccagaaatgtgTCAAGTTTTTCCtcgggtttcttttttttttcttttctttttttatgtcaatACGTTGCTGTCTCTCCGTCCAGCGAATCACTGCACTGCTGATCGTGGTTTCCATGCATCTAATACATAACCCCTTTTAAACCAACCCATGAACGCGTAATTATTTCAGATAACTCAATCCGGTCATCAACAACAGGTGTCTTTGAAGAACCGAGTTATCCAGATCCTATTAGCGCGATGATTTAATCTCGGATGTGATAAGCGATGTATGAGGAACGGGTCCCTGTTTAAACCACAGCAAACCTCTTCAGATTGGGTTTAGGTGTAAAGCACCTTGCCTGATGATGTTTACCCATCAAACAAACTAAATATAAGCTTATTTTTATTCTTCTCGAATCTTCAGTCTGAATAGGACATCTCAATTTTTATGAACCTTCTCTGAAATGTCTATATTCAGCCTCACAAGCCACATCAGAaagttatttaatgttaattcattaattcactcTCCTCCAAACTCATTGGCTTTGGTTATTCAATAGTGAAGAATTCGGTGCAGTGAGATTTATTTGCATGTCCCTATTtctaatgtgtttgtttttaaccaACATGATTTAGTCATGTTCTGTGTCTAACCATAGGAGGGCAGTAATCAATCACTTTCTACTGTCTAAACTACTGTCTAAACACTTCTGATGGTTATCAAGACTCTTCAGATGAGCTCGTGCTGTCCGGCCAGATTCTGACACTGCACGTGTGTAAATACTACacaagcttcaaaaaaaaaattcggtGTGAATTTGCAGatattttaatattgagaacATTATTTACATAGTTTACTTGTGCAATATTGTAACGAAGTCATAAAGGACATCATGCAGATCATTtccttttgttttagtttaataataatcAAGTAAAAAAGTATACGATTAATAAGTTTCCCCAGCTATATTAAATGAAGTTCCAGCAGTATTACTGTACTTGAACAGTGTCTTTCTAGCAAAGCAGTAATTAATTACTCAACTACTTTCAGAATCAGAAAAGTGAAGCgataaaaatgtgcattattcATAAGATGAGCAGTAAACTAATGAGGAACGCAATGCTAAAGCAAATAGCTAAAATTAGAACATTTCAGACGAGTGCAATCAGTATATTTCACATATGTTTcattcttgtatttttaaatcagatcttaaatttaaaatgactaaccatttatttgtatttatttatagtatgGCATGACTAGAAATGCTCATTCTTATAAAGTCTCTCTAGGCTAATAAAAGCATCAGAACGTGTGAAAGCGCCGCAGGTCATCAGTGTCCACATGAGGTTGTGTTTGGTGCGTTGGGTTCCCGCCGCTGCATGAAGATCTGGACTCTCCGTGTCTCGCTGGTCTGCTGAACTGAGAGGATCTGGTCCATCTGGAGAGCAGAATTCATCTGTGATCCATCTGTCGTCGGTCAGATACTTTACATGCAGCAGTTAAATGTTCATCTCACCTTCTCCTTGATGCCCTCCTTCACTGCAGATTCATCCAGACGTCCAGCTGATCTCAGTCTCAGTCTCAGCAGCTGGATGTTCACTCGTTTGGCTTCAGACACACCAGAAAACACACTCTTACAACAACACCTAGAGAACAGTTGATTCATGATCATACTaacttacactgtaaaaaaagtttATGTTCTTGACCTTGAATTGTCATGCTTTCAATAGTAATCTACTGACTTTAAAATTATGGCTTTACAGAATACAGTATTTTACGGATATGGATATATACATAGTCATTTTGAAATGTGAAGATGTGTTAAATAACAACTTGGATATTTGCATTATCTCAGGTTAAATCTGGAAATCTCTGCAGCTTCAGATGATTTTTCTGTTCTGTATACGGTCATCTGGTTCTTTAAGAgttaaagcagaagttaaactCACTGCAGAAGAAAGGTAACTGATGTGAGCAGTCTTCGTCTCCGATTAGTCCAGTCTGACGGACAAAGCCACACTTTTCGTTGCCTTCACCATTATCCGGCTCTCCTTCGGCCCATTTGAAAGACGTCCAGGAGACTTTGCTCTGGTCCGACCACAGCCACAGGTTCTTGGACAAGCCGATCCAGGCCTCGGGCTGAGAAGGTTTGGGAGGAAAGAGCTGAAGCAGAGCGCTGTTCTCAGAGGCGTCACTAATGATGGCCAGATCCACGTGCTTCCTCCTGCAGTACAGCTGAGCATCACGCCACGTCAGGAGCGCGCCGATGAACACAAAAGAGCCCTCAAGACTCTTTCCTGGAGGAATATACAGTCAGGACATGACAGTCAGTTTCATATCAAATGTGTAACTATTAGTAATGcaccaaaattattaaaaacattatgtaGGGACTCCTAAAAATACgttgtgttaaaatgtatttgatattattttaatttttatttattttgaaatatgatgcAACAACTACGTTTTGCTTGTATTCAATGAGAAAGTGTGTTCAATACAGGTGTACTATTGCAAGCCAATGACTGTTGAGCTTGAGGTTGCGTCATAACGTGAGTCACGTAATGAGGAAGGAGAAGAATCACACATGTTGAGAGAGTGTGCTGCCAGAAAGGTCTACTGTTCCGATGAAAAGTGCGTCATCCTTTTGGAGACTAGTATATTCTTTGCAATATAAGGCCCAAAGTGTAAAGTGACGAcgcttgttttattttctgttcgtATTTTACGtgcatctttgttttgttgttttccgtGATCCTGCGAGTCATCACTTAGTAAGCTGTTTGTAATGATGGCTTAGCGGTTATAGAGACAATTGACTTTATGAACAAAACGGTGTTTATGAAGTTATTAGTCATTTGCGGTGGACGTTGGAATGACGTGTGAAATTGGACCGATCGCGTGTTTCATCGCTGGACTTGGATCGACTGGATTCGTCTCATGTTCAAGACTGATCACGAAGGGATGCTGAGTGTTCGTGTCGTGAGAAGCCTAATATTGTTTCACTGTCATCGGATGAACGTAAGTGTCTTCGGGTTTTCGTGGGAATACTTTGAATTCATCATCTGATTAATGTGCACCAACGAACTGGGCCCCAACTATAATGATCGATCATACGTTTGAACTGTTGACTGACTCAAGTGCTTCATAACTGTTTGACTGACTCCCGTACATTTGAATTGATTGAAAGATATGTAACTAATGTGCAtatattactgaaaaacagtTTATGGTGTGAACTGCAAGTTATCTCAAGTGTTTAATTGAACTGGAAAgacctattttgttttatttttttgcattatttggtTTTGGAGGAAACTGAGTGTTTTCTAGGATTCTGAATTGAAATTTTATGTATCTTGATTGAGTTCTAGTATTCTAAGAAGGAAAGTATAAGAAGTGTGAAATAACAAGAACCATACTGAGACTCCAAAAgaggtttatatttttttttattatttaaaaagaaaagaagcaaCTTGCATATACCATCAGGAAGAATTGTTTATCTTCTTTAAAAGCAAAGGAGTTGTTACcttaatgtacaaataaattttgttatattttttcccTTTAACATTTGTCCTTTGGGTTTTCATTGGGACTGgaaagttaattaatttattaagtcaCTGAATCCTTGGAAATGTAAATAAGAATTGTTGAATTGATCTTTAGTGAAGAAATTGAGTAAAAATTGGTACAGGAGGGAGattcattttataattgttttttgtaattacaAAGAGGAACTACCGGCCTAATTCACCATCCAACTGCCGGGAATCCAGGATTCTtgtttaagtaaataattaaattaacccCCAGGGTTAAGGAAAGGGTTACATTttggaggcaccgctgggatagttttttttctcttttctcctgtttaccaacatttttctttatcttttccaTTATAATTCAGTATAGCAGTGACCGTAGATTTGAAACACTGTTTATTTCACCTCAGTGCTAGCTCCTTGCCTTGACTTTTGAAATTATGAATCTGGAAAAGACTGTTGAGTGGAGCAGAGAAGAGAATGCAAATCTCTCACGTGCCATTGTATTGAGCAATGTTCCTTTAGGCACAAGTGATGACACTATTAAAAAGGTGTTAAACACAGTAAAAGTTTTTGGTCGCACTAGAATACGTGGTCGCCGTGGTGATGTAACTGGCAGATGGTTGTTTATTTTAGTGGAGGCCAGTGCCGATCTAGAACCTGATGTTATACCTCCTGAGATAGGTATAGAAAATGAAGCTGGACCCTGGAGTGTCAACTTAGTGGGCAGTCTAGTAGCTAGTGGTCCTGCCTCTGAAGGTGATACTTTTCAGCTCAAGCTGCAAGCATTGTTGCAGCAGGAGGGTAAATCTATGGATGAAGTGAGGGCCCTGATTGTGGAAAAGCAGTCTCCCAAATCAGATATCAGTGTTGACCTTGTTGATGCCATAGGTAAATTGGTAGATCGGTGCAACCAAGTTTCCAGTGATGGTCCTGCCTACAGAAAGCTGAGGTTGTTTTCAGGGCTGAAACCTGTCCCTCCAGGTGAAGAAGAGTATGAAATCTGGATGGAGCAGGCCGCTCAAATGATAAGTGAATGGCAGTGCACCGAAGCTGCAAAGAAACAACGCATCGTTGAGAGTTTACGAGGTCCTGCTGCTGATATTGTCAGGTTTTTAAAAGTGAGTAATCCTTCTGCAAATGCAAATGAGTATTTAGCTGCCCTTGAGACTGCATATGGAACTACTGAGAGTGGGCCTGACCTTATGGCTAGATTTCGTCACACCTACCAGGAAAATGGAGAGAAACTTTCAGCTTTCTTGTATCGCCTAGATAAACTTCTCCACAGAGCCTTGTTGAAAGGTGGGATTGACGCTGGTGGCATAAATAGAGCCAGAATGGAGCAGTTAATTAAAGGAGCCCTTACCAATGATATGGTTGCCTTGCGAATCAGAATGACTCACACTTTACAGAGTCCTCCTTCTTTTTCACAGTTGATGAAAGAAATACGTGAAGAAGAACACTGGGTAGCTGCAAGGGAAAATGTT
This portion of the Carassius auratus strain Wakin unplaced genomic scaffold, ASM336829v1 scaf_tig00018794, whole genome shotgun sequence genome encodes:
- the LOC113076109 gene encoding paraneoplastic antigen Ma1 homolog, with protein sequence MNLEKTVEWSREENANLSRAIVLSNVPLGTSDDTIKKVLNTVKVFGRTRIRGRRGDVTGRWLFILVEASADLEPDVIPPEIGIENEAGPWSVNLVGSLVASGPASEGDTFQLKLQALLQQEGKSMDEVRALIVEKQSPKSDISVDLVDAIGKLVDRCNQVSSDGPAYRKLRLFSGLKPVPPGEEEYEIWMEQAAQMISEWQCTEAAKKQRIVESLRGPAADIVRFLKVSNPSANANEYLAALETAYGTTESGPDLMARFRHTYQENGEKLSAFLYRLDKLLHRALLKGGIDAGGINRARMEQLIKGALTNDMVALRIRMTHTLQSPPSFSQLMKEIREEEHWVAARENVKASVATVVSPQAYAPSELQNLKKEVKELSTQVSQLLKVATVPCGSDPAPQKTSIKNSETVHRDNSQNAKPIQQPVPVIFCYKCGEDGHKKWECKAPEDLRKVNQKLMKMQRLQGNWAGAQ